A genomic region of Pseudomonas sp. MPC6 contains the following coding sequences:
- a CDS encoding 5-oxoprolinase subunit PxpA, translated as MPTIDINSDLGESFGAWSMGDDAAMLDVVTSANVACGFHAGDPAGILRTLKAAAAKNVTIGAHVAYPDKVGFGRRNMDVASDELTADVIYQIGALQGLAKAAGTCVRYVKPHGALYNTIAHDRRQALAVIAAIRAIDANLILVALAGSSLIELARNEGLQCIAEAFADRAYTPQGTLVSRREPGAVLHDPKLVAQRMLRLVEDGTIEAIDGSTTRIQADSICVHGDSPAAVEMARELRRVLEQANMSLQPFAGGRR; from the coding sequence ATGCCAACGATAGATATCAATAGCGATTTGGGCGAAAGCTTTGGCGCCTGGAGCATGGGCGACGATGCCGCGATGCTCGATGTCGTGACCAGCGCCAATGTCGCCTGCGGTTTTCACGCCGGCGACCCAGCCGGTATCCTGCGGACACTGAAAGCGGCAGCGGCCAAAAACGTCACCATTGGTGCCCATGTCGCTTACCCGGACAAAGTGGGCTTTGGCCGACGCAACATGGACGTGGCCAGCGATGAGCTGACGGCCGATGTGATCTACCAGATCGGCGCGCTGCAGGGCCTGGCCAAGGCCGCCGGCACCTGCGTGCGCTATGTGAAGCCCCATGGCGCCTTGTACAACACCATTGCTCACGATCGCCGTCAGGCGCTGGCCGTGATCGCAGCCATCCGCGCGATCGACGCCAACCTCATCTTGGTGGCCTTGGCCGGCTCAAGCCTGATTGAACTGGCCCGTAACGAGGGTTTGCAGTGTATCGCCGAAGCGTTCGCTGACCGTGCCTATACGCCGCAGGGCACCCTCGTCTCGCGCCGCGAACCAGGCGCCGTACTGCACGATCCCAAGCTCGTCGCCCAACGTATGCTGCGCCTCGTTGAAGACGGCACCATCGAAGCGATCGATGGCAGCACGACCAGAATCCAGGCCGACTCGATCTGTGTGCATGGCGACAGCCCGGCAGCGGTGGAAATGGCCCGCGAGCTGCGCCGCGTGCTGGAACAGGCCAACATGTCCTTGCAGCCCTTTGCCGGAGGTCGTCGATGA
- a CDS encoding biotin carboxylase N-terminal domain-containing protein, whose amino-acid sequence MKKLLIANRGEIAVRIARACRDYGVQSVAVYADADIDALHVRQADEAYSLNGQTPAETYLDIGKLIAVAKRSGADAVHPGYGFLAERADFARAVIEAGLIWVGPNPETIDVLGDKVEARKIAHLVGAPLVAGTPGPVESAAEVLAFAEQHGLPIAIKAAFGGGGRGMKVAWRMDEVAELFASAVREAQAAFGRGECYVEQFLDRPRHIEAQILADKHGKVVVVGTRDCSLQRRNQKLVEEAPAPFISDEQRQRIHQSAQDICAKAGYVGAGTVEFLLSQDGTLSFLEVNTRLQVEHPVTEETTGVDLVIEQLRIADGFPLSFSETPTPRGHSFEFRINAEDPGKGFLPTPGQITDFLPPSGPGVRLDSGVISGSRVPSTFDSMMAKLIVTGATREQAIVRARRALAEFNIEGIASVLPFHRAVMDHDDFTGADKFAVHTRWIETDFAEQITLAPRAAVSADPGILRTFVEIDGKRHELGLPAALLRGVSLNAAGTASDTTAPSEVTDPQAVLTPVAGNLHTWVVEDGESVSAGQVIAVVEAMKMETSVLAPCEGQVQIAKQAGDYFEAGAVIGRIKTLN is encoded by the coding sequence ATGAAAAAATTACTGATTGCCAACCGTGGTGAAATTGCCGTCCGCATCGCCCGCGCCTGCCGCGACTATGGCGTGCAGTCTGTCGCGGTCTATGCCGACGCGGACATCGACGCCCTGCACGTGCGCCAAGCCGACGAAGCCTACTCACTCAATGGCCAGACCCCGGCCGAGACCTACCTGGATATCGGCAAACTTATCGCCGTCGCCAAACGCAGCGGCGCCGATGCCGTGCACCCTGGCTATGGTTTTCTGGCTGAAAGGGCCGACTTCGCCCGGGCGGTGATCGAGGCAGGGCTGATCTGGGTCGGTCCCAACCCGGAGACCATCGACGTGCTCGGCGACAAGGTCGAGGCGCGAAAAATTGCCCACCTGGTCGGTGCGCCGCTGGTGGCCGGTACGCCTGGCCCGGTCGAAAGTGCCGCCGAAGTACTGGCCTTTGCCGAACAGCACGGCCTGCCCATTGCCATCAAGGCGGCCTTTGGCGGCGGCGGACGCGGGATGAAAGTCGCCTGGCGCATGGATGAAGTGGCTGAACTGTTCGCCTCCGCCGTACGCGAAGCGCAAGCGGCCTTCGGTCGTGGCGAATGCTACGTCGAACAGTTCCTCGACCGTCCCCGGCACATCGAAGCGCAGATCCTCGCCGACAAACATGGCAAGGTCGTCGTCGTCGGCACGCGTGACTGCTCCTTGCAGCGGCGCAACCAGAAGCTGGTGGAGGAAGCGCCTGCGCCCTTTATCAGCGACGAACAGCGCCAGCGTATTCATCAGTCCGCTCAGGATATTTGCGCCAAGGCCGGTTACGTCGGTGCCGGCACTGTGGAGTTCCTGCTCAGCCAGGACGGCACCCTGTCGTTCCTCGAGGTCAATACCCGCTTGCAGGTCGAGCACCCGGTGACCGAAGAGACCACTGGGGTCGATCTGGTGATCGAACAATTGCGGATCGCCGACGGTTTCCCGTTGTCCTTCAGTGAGACGCCGACCCCGCGTGGCCACAGCTTCGAGTTTCGCATCAACGCGGAAGACCCGGGCAAGGGCTTCCTGCCCACCCCTGGTCAGATCACCGATTTCCTGCCACCGTCTGGCCCGGGTGTGCGTCTGGACAGCGGCGTGATCAGCGGCTCGCGAGTGCCGAGCACCTTCGATTCGATGATGGCCAAACTGATCGTCACCGGCGCCACCCGCGAACAGGCTATCGTCCGCGCCCGTCGCGCCCTGGCTGAATTCAACATTGAAGGCATCGCCTCGGTCCTGCCGTTCCACCGGGCCGTGATGGACCATGACGACTTCACCGGTGCCGATAAATTCGCCGTGCACACGCGCTGGATCGAGACCGATTTCGCCGAACAGATCACGCTCGCCCCACGTGCTGCCGTATCGGCCGATCCTGGCATCCTGCGCACGTTCGTCGAGATCGACGGCAAACGCCACGAACTGGGCCTGCCGGCTGCGCTGCTGCGCGGCGTCAGCCTGAATGCAGCGGGCACCGCCAGCGACACCACGGCCCCCTCCGAGGTCACTGATCCGCAGGCGGTACTGACGCCCGTGGCGGGGAATCTGCATACCTGGGTCGTCGAAGACGGCGAGTCGGTGAGTGCCGGGCAAGTGATCGCGGTGGTAGAAGCCATGAAAATGGAAACTTCGGTCCTTGCACCCTGTGAAGGTCAGGTGCAGATCGCCAAACAGGCAGGCGACTATTTTGAAGCCGGCGCCGTGATTGGCCGGATCAAGACCCTCAATTGA
- a CDS encoding GntR family transcriptional regulator, producing MNDVSPALPRSLGESITQKVRRMLVEGELAPGQRLSEAALAETLQISRNTLREAFRVLTREGLLKHEPNRGVTVAEPDMASIIDIYRVRRFIECKAIAQGYPLHPGTLHMREAVEVGVRAREAKDWRAVGTANMMFHKAIVELADSPRLVVFYGQISAELRLAFGLLNDPEFLHMPFIDMNASILRCIEEGRPEEATQMLEAYLVQSERTVLAAYERSRNR from the coding sequence ATGAACGACGTTTCACCTGCCCTTCCTCGCTCGCTGGGAGAATCCATTACCCAGAAGGTCCGCAGAATGCTGGTCGAAGGTGAATTGGCTCCGGGCCAGCGGCTGTCGGAAGCGGCCCTGGCCGAAACCCTGCAGATTTCCCGCAACACCTTGAGAGAAGCGTTCCGGGTCCTGACCCGTGAGGGGTTGCTCAAGCATGAGCCCAATCGAGGGGTGACCGTCGCGGAACCGGATATGGCGTCGATCATTGACATCTATCGCGTACGCCGCTTTATCGAATGCAAGGCGATCGCCCAGGGTTACCCGCTGCATCCGGGAACACTGCATATGCGTGAAGCAGTGGAGGTCGGCGTACGAGCGCGTGAAGCCAAGGACTGGAGGGCAGTCGGCACCGCGAACATGATGTTCCACAAGGCGATCGTCGAGTTGGCCGACAGCCCGAGATTGGTGGTGTTCTATGGGCAGATATCGGCCGAACTGCGGTTGGCCTTCGGCCTGCTCAATGATCCCGAATTCCTGCATATGCCTTTCATCGACATGAACGCTTCAATCCTGCGCTGTATCGAAGAAGGGCGACCAGAGGAAGCAACCCAGATGCTCGAAGCCTATCTGGTGCAATCGGAGCGCACCGTTCTGGCAGCCTACGAGCGCAGTAGGAATCGATAG
- a CDS encoding 5-oxoprolinase/urea amidolyase family protein → MRFLPVNLDALLVELNDLDETLALFDALTAEPIAGVEEIIPAARTLLIQFRPSAIARQALVNRIAGQDLSQRRAIEQRRVEIPVHYNGEDLDEVATLLGISRAEVVQRHTAHDYSVAFCGFAPGFAYLTGGAGFQVPRRQTPRTRIPAGAVALAGEFSGVYPQASPGGWQIIGVTPLQMWDLNRAESALLRPGYKVRFTDAGPLPAGGLPAPTMPASAGAPSGAYLQIITPGLHCVLQDMGRPGQTGQGVSRSGALDLGALRAANRAVGNPSDMACVEAVLGGLSFICHGRAVIAVTGAQTPVTITNASGLQWSAENYQPIELEAGDKVSLGSPLAGLRSYLSIRGGFEVAPVLGSLSTDTLAQVGPPALAAGDQLGFTTLTTGTSVSLNEAPAFDLPTTANIVTLDVVMGPRTDWFTEDAIARLSSQLWRVTSQSNRVGIRLAGETPLERSNHQELPSEGTSVGAIQVPASGQPVLFLADHPLTGGYPVIAAVASYHLDLAGQIPVNAQIRFNPVDGFQEIEPLTQASSSTADVKKFP, encoded by the coding sequence GTGCGTTTTCTACCGGTCAACCTGGACGCCCTGCTCGTCGAATTGAACGACCTGGACGAGACCCTGGCATTGTTCGACGCCCTGACGGCAGAGCCTATTGCGGGCGTGGAAGAAATCATTCCTGCCGCACGCACCCTGCTGATCCAATTTCGCCCCAGCGCCATTGCGCGGCAGGCGCTCGTCAATCGTATCGCTGGCCAGGACCTGAGCCAGCGCCGCGCGATCGAGCAGCGCCGGGTGGAAATTCCCGTCCACTACAATGGTGAAGACCTCGACGAGGTCGCCACGCTGCTGGGAATCAGCCGCGCCGAGGTGGTCCAGCGCCACACCGCCCATGACTACAGCGTGGCCTTCTGCGGATTCGCTCCGGGCTTCGCCTACCTGACCGGCGGAGCGGGTTTCCAGGTGCCTCGCCGCCAAACTCCGCGCACCCGCATCCCCGCAGGTGCGGTGGCCCTGGCGGGGGAATTCAGCGGTGTTTATCCGCAAGCCAGCCCTGGTGGGTGGCAGATCATCGGCGTCACGCCATTGCAGATGTGGGACCTGAACCGCGCTGAATCGGCCCTGCTGCGTCCCGGCTATAAAGTGCGTTTTACCGATGCCGGCCCGCTCCCGGCGGGCGGCCTGCCCGCCCCCACGATGCCGGCAAGTGCCGGCGCGCCCAGCGGTGCCTATCTGCAAATCATCACCCCCGGCTTGCACTGCGTCTTGCAGGACATGGGCCGTCCCGGCCAGACCGGCCAAGGCGTATCCCGTTCCGGCGCGCTGGACCTCGGCGCCCTGCGGGCGGCCAACCGCGCAGTCGGCAATCCCTCGGACATGGCCTGTGTGGAAGCGGTACTCGGTGGCCTGAGCTTCATCTGTCATGGCCGTGCGGTAATAGCAGTCACCGGCGCGCAAACCCCGGTCACCATCACCAACGCTAGTGGCCTGCAATGGTCTGCCGAAAACTACCAGCCCATCGAGCTGGAGGCCGGTGACAAGGTCAGCCTGGGTTCACCGTTGGCAGGGTTGCGCAGCTACTTGTCGATTCGCGGCGGCTTTGAGGTCGCTCCGGTGCTCGGCAGTCTGTCGACAGATACCCTCGCCCAGGTCGGCCCCCCTGCTCTCGCGGCCGGTGACCAGCTGGGTTTTACCACGCTTACGACAGGCACCAGCGTATCGCTGAACGAAGCACCCGCCTTTGATCTGCCCACTACCGCCAACATCGTGACCCTCGACGTGGTCATGGGGCCGCGCACGGACTGGTTTACCGAAGACGCCATCGCGCGTTTGAGCAGCCAGCTCTGGCGCGTCACCTCACAGTCCAACCGCGTCGGTATTCGTCTGGCCGGTGAAACACCGCTGGAGCGCAGCAACCACCAGGAGTTGCCCAGCGAAGGCACTTCCGTCGGCGCCATCCAGGTTCCGGCCAGCGGCCAACCGGTGCTGTTTCTCGCCGATCACCCGTTGACCGGTGGTTATCCGGTGATCGCCGCAGTCGCCAGCTACCACCTCGACCTGGCTGGCCAGATACCGGTCAATGCGCAGATTCGCTTCAACCCTGTGGATGGCTTCCAAGAGATTGAACCCCTTACGCAAGCCTCCTCTTCAACTGCCGACGTGAAAAAATTCCCATGA
- a CDS encoding OprD family porin, translated as MSINKAFAIAGTCALVFPSIASADFIADSKASVELRNFYFNRDFRNGPPTAQRDAAAEWAQGAILRFESGYTPGTVGVGLDAIGMLGLKLDGGDGSGGTGLLPADLSSKNGRGSQSEYAKLGLTAKAKVSATELKVGSLAFRSPVVSSNDTRLLPSTFEGALLTSKDIDKLALQGGKLQQIKFNSSSNYQDFTGNRIGGVSDDFRFAGGTYSFNKSLSTSLFYGNLENIYRQYFGGVVYEIPLAAQQSLKFDLRYSKSTDDGNFRPLDNRAANGQVAYTLGASVFTAAYQRMSGDDPFPYIANSDPYLVNFVQINDFANAEEHSWQVRYDYNFAALGIPGLTFMTRYVNGDNAQVAGSNSGKEWERNTDVGYVVQSGSLKNLGVKVRNATVRSNFGNDLDETRLILSYTLAIW; from the coding sequence ATGTCAATCAACAAGGCTTTTGCTATTGCGGGAACCTGCGCGCTGGTTTTTCCATCAATAGCCTCTGCCGACTTTATTGCCGACAGCAAGGCAAGTGTGGAACTGCGCAACTTCTACTTCAATCGTGACTTTCGTAACGGCCCGCCCACGGCACAACGTGACGCTGCGGCAGAGTGGGCGCAGGGTGCGATATTGCGCTTCGAGTCGGGTTATACCCCGGGCACTGTTGGCGTCGGCCTCGACGCCATCGGCATGCTCGGCCTCAAGCTTGACGGCGGTGATGGGTCCGGTGGCACTGGCCTGTTGCCGGCTGACCTCAGCTCGAAGAACGGCCGCGGTTCGCAAAGCGAGTACGCCAAGCTGGGCCTGACGGCCAAGGCGAAGGTCTCTGCCACCGAACTGAAGGTCGGCTCCCTGGCTTTCCGTTCGCCCGTGGTGTCGAGCAATGACACGCGCCTGCTGCCTTCCACCTTCGAAGGTGCACTGCTGACCTCAAAAGATATCGACAAATTGGCCCTGCAAGGGGGCAAACTGCAGCAAATCAAGTTCAACAGTTCTTCAAACTATCAGGACTTCACCGGTAACCGCATCGGCGGTGTCAGTGATGACTTCCGTTTTGCCGGTGGCACCTACAGTTTTAATAAATCTCTCAGCACAAGCCTGTTTTACGGCAATCTGGAAAACATCTATCGCCAGTACTTTGGCGGAGTAGTCTATGAAATCCCCCTCGCCGCGCAACAGTCACTGAAGTTCGACCTGCGCTATTCGAAAAGTACCGATGACGGTAATTTCCGCCCTCTCGATAACCGGGCAGCGAACGGCCAAGTGGCCTACACCCTGGGCGCCAGCGTATTCACCGCCGCCTATCAGCGAATGAGCGGTGATGACCCGTTCCCGTACATCGCCAATAGCGACCCGTACCTGGTGAACTTCGTGCAGATCAACGACTTTGCCAACGCTGAGGAGCACTCATGGCAGGTACGTTATGACTACAACTTCGCCGCGCTGGGTATTCCCGGGCTGACCTTCATGACCCGTTACGTCAACGGCGACAACGCGCAGGTAGCGGGCAGCAATTCGGGGAAGGAGTGGGAGCGCAACACCGATGTCGGTTACGTGGTCCAAAGCGGTTCGCTGAAGAATCTTGGGGTCAAGGTCCGAAATGCCACGGTCCGATCGAACTTCGGCAATGACCTGGATGAAACACGGCTGATCCTGAGTTACACATTGGCCATTTGGTAA
- a CDS encoding putative hydro-lyase — MNALDRARQLAIAAGREARAAYRGGLVTPTAGIAPGMTQANLIALPRDWAYDFLLYAQRNPKACPILDVTDAGSPSTLLAEGADLRTDLPLYRIWRDGKLVEEVSDATKAWAEHDDMVTFLIGCSFTFETALQEAGIEVRHIADGCNVPMYLTNRACRPAGRLKGDMVVSMRPIPADRVAEASGISGRYPSVHGAPVHIGEPALLGIQDLARPDFGDAVRIEPGEIPVFWACGVTPQAAVMASGVPFAITHSPGHMFITDVPDSTYHV; from the coding sequence ATGAACGCCCTTGATCGCGCTCGTCAGCTGGCCATCGCCGCTGGCCGTGAGGCACGCGCCGCCTACCGTGGCGGTCTGGTCACTCCCACCGCCGGTATCGCACCGGGCATGACCCAAGCGAACCTGATTGCCTTGCCGCGTGACTGGGCCTATGACTTCCTGCTGTATGCCCAACGCAACCCGAAAGCGTGTCCGATCCTTGACGTCACCGATGCCGGAAGCCCAAGCACCCTGCTGGCTGAAGGCGCCGATCTGCGCACTGATCTGCCCCTGTACCGCATCTGGCGTGACGGGAAGCTGGTGGAGGAAGTCAGCGACGCCACCAAAGCCTGGGCCGAACACGACGACATGGTGACCTTTCTGATCGGCTGCAGTTTTACCTTTGAAACGGCCCTGCAAGAGGCCGGCATTGAAGTGCGGCATATCGCCGATGGCTGCAACGTACCGATGTACCTGACCAACCGTGCCTGCCGTCCGGCCGGACGCCTGAAAGGTGACATGGTGGTGTCCATGCGACCGATCCCCGCCGATCGCGTGGCCGAGGCCAGCGGCATCTCCGGGCGCTACCCCTCGGTCCATGGCGCCCCGGTGCACATCGGCGAGCCTGCGTTGCTTGGCATCCAGGACCTGGCTCGGCCCGACTTCGGCGACGCCGTACGCATCGAGCCGGGAGAGATCCCGGTGTTCTGGGCGTGCGGAGTAACGCCTCAGGCGGCGGTCATGGCCTCGGGCGTGCCCTTCGCAATCACCCATTCGCCCGGCCATATGTTCATCACCGATGTGCCTGACAGCACGTACCACGTCTAG
- a CDS encoding DUF3616 domain-containing protein, translated as MSDRSNAAILSFDPAFASLRDGLSVAQQIGDTLWVANDETTSLERLNIQDAAPGDVVRCDEHQSFQLLEYLDLPLPKQDAEIDIEGLAYAHDSGYLWVVGSHSLKRKNAEAGTPAKKNIKRLSTVEADGNRFLLARIPVVQQNDGYALARKVDADGRTAAQLRGSEVGNDLTTAIAEDPQLRDFLSIPGKDNGFDIEGLAVIGSRLLLGLRGPVLRGWAVLLEIEPEPNDDSTDTLVLKKIGPDGRRYRKHFFALNGLGFRDLCTSGDDLLILAGPTMDLDGPVTIFRWRGGFASDKESVVFTDQLEKVLEVPYGQGNDHAEALCLFETGEQPGEVLLILYDSAAQSRKHGDTDVEGDLFILDQSPAPS; from the coding sequence ATGAGCGACCGAAGCAATGCAGCGATATTGAGCTTTGATCCGGCGTTTGCGTCGTTGCGCGATGGCCTTTCGGTCGCTCAGCAGATTGGTGACACACTGTGGGTGGCCAACGACGAAACCACGAGCCTGGAACGTCTGAACATCCAGGATGCTGCGCCCGGCGACGTCGTAAGGTGCGATGAGCACCAATCGTTTCAGCTCCTGGAGTATCTGGATCTGCCCCTGCCCAAGCAAGATGCCGAGATCGATATCGAGGGCTTGGCCTATGCCCATGACAGTGGTTACCTCTGGGTGGTGGGCTCTCATAGTCTGAAGCGAAAGAACGCCGAGGCCGGCACGCCTGCAAAGAAAAATATCAAGCGCCTGTCGACGGTAGAGGCGGACGGCAATCGCTTTCTGCTGGCCCGCATCCCTGTGGTACAGCAGAACGACGGCTATGCACTCGCCAGGAAGGTCGACGCCGATGGACGTACGGCGGCGCAGCTACGTGGCAGCGAGGTCGGTAACGACCTGACCACGGCAATCGCTGAAGATCCTCAGCTGCGCGACTTCCTGAGTATCCCGGGTAAAGACAACGGCTTCGATATCGAAGGGTTGGCGGTGATCGGCTCGCGCCTTCTGCTGGGGCTGCGTGGCCCGGTCCTTCGCGGCTGGGCTGTGCTGCTGGAGATCGAGCCCGAGCCGAACGACGACTCGACTGACACGCTGGTGCTCAAGAAGATCGGTCCGGATGGCCGCCGCTACCGCAAGCACTTCTTCGCGCTGAATGGCCTGGGCTTTCGTGACCTGTGCACCAGCGGTGACGACCTGCTGATCCTGGCGGGTCCCACCATGGACCTGGACGGTCCGGTAACGATCTTCCGCTGGCGTGGCGGTTTCGCGTCCGACAAGGAAAGCGTGGTCTTTACGGATCAATTGGAGAAGGTGCTGGAGGTGCCTTACGGGCAAGGCAACGATCACGCTGAGGCCCTGTGTCTGTTCGAAACGGGTGAGCAGCCTGGGGAGGTTTTGCTGATCCTCTACGACTCCGCGGCGCAGAGTCGTAAACACGGCGATACGGATGTGGAAGGGGACCTGTTCATCCTGGATCAGTCCCCTGCGCCGTCTTGA
- a CDS encoding NRAMP family divalent metal transporter yields MTQTAQDFTKARRSSLIAAIFMMATSAIGPGFITQTATFTAKMGAAFAFGILASILIDFVVQLNVWRIVSLTRMRASDLANKAIPGSGYVLAVLVIFGGLVFNVGNIAGAGLGLNALMGLDAKWGGSLSALLAIGIFLSHRAGLAVDRLIVVLGLVMIGMTLFVAFASNPPLGEALYQTVLPDQINFATITTIVGGTVGGYITYAGAHKLLDRGTTGVENLGAVTKAALSGILVTGLMRYILFLAILGVVASGVVIDTSGQGANPAAQAFQAAAGQIGLRVFGLILWAASITSVIGAAYTSISFITVFKPNITEQGRNRATTVFIALSLLIFVLMGTAPAALLLFAGGFNGLILPIGLSLFIYVGWRRSDLMDGYHYPRWLLVLGAVTCLLTWYMAINSVGPIFAFLNIA; encoded by the coding sequence GTGACACAGACCGCTCAAGATTTTACAAAGGCGCGACGCTCTTCCCTGATCGCCGCCATTTTCATGATGGCGACGTCTGCCATCGGCCCTGGCTTCATCACCCAGACCGCCACGTTCACGGCCAAGATGGGTGCGGCATTTGCGTTCGGTATCCTGGCATCGATTCTGATCGACTTCGTGGTTCAACTTAACGTCTGGCGTATCGTCTCCCTGACCCGAATGCGTGCCTCGGATCTGGCCAACAAAGCGATTCCAGGCAGTGGTTACGTGCTAGCGGTGCTGGTGATCTTCGGCGGGCTGGTGTTCAACGTCGGCAACATCGCCGGTGCCGGGCTGGGCCTGAACGCGCTGATGGGGCTTGATGCCAAATGGGGCGGCAGTCTGAGCGCCCTGCTGGCCATCGGCATCTTCCTCTCGCACCGCGCCGGATTGGCCGTCGACCGGCTGATCGTCGTGCTGGGCCTGGTGATGATCGGCATGACGCTGTTCGTGGCCTTTGCCTCTAACCCGCCACTGGGTGAAGCCCTTTACCAGACCGTACTTCCGGACCAGATCAACTTCGCCACCATTACCACCATTGTCGGCGGCACGGTCGGCGGTTACATCACCTATGCGGGGGCTCACAAACTGCTGGACCGCGGGACTACCGGGGTCGAAAACCTCGGGGCAGTGACCAAGGCAGCCCTGAGCGGCATCCTGGTCACCGGTCTCATGCGCTACATCCTGTTTCTCGCCATCCTCGGCGTTGTTGCCAGCGGCGTAGTCATCGACACCTCGGGCCAGGGCGCCAATCCGGCCGCACAAGCCTTCCAGGCAGCGGCCGGGCAGATCGGCCTGCGCGTCTTCGGTCTCATCCTCTGGGCCGCCAGTATCACCAGCGTGATCGGCGCCGCTTACACCTCGATTTCCTTTATCACCGTGTTCAAGCCGAACATCACCGAGCAGGGTCGCAACCGCGCCACCACCGTGTTCATCGCCCTGTCGCTGCTGATCTTTGTCCTGATGGGGACTGCGCCTGCCGCATTGCTGCTGTTCGCGGGCGGTTTCAACGGCCTGATCCTGCCCATCGGCCTGAGCCTCTTTATCTACGTCGGCTGGCGCCGGTCCGATCTCATGGACGGTTACCATTACCCACGCTGGCTGCTGGTGCTGGGCGCCGTGACCTGCCTGCTGACCTGGTACATGGCAATCAATTCCGTCGGGCCGATCTTTGCCTTCCTCAACATTGCCTAA
- a CDS encoding NAD(P)/FAD-dependent oxidoreductase produces MTFRVAILGAGPSGLAQLRAFEAARCDDAESPEIVCYEKQSDWGGMWNYTWRTGLDLHGEPVHGSMYRYLWSNGPKECLEFANYSFEEHFGRPIPSYPPRAVLRDYIIGRVAKSNVRQHIRFNTAVHWVAYDESTGKFAVTVRDLKQDQLITEEFDHVIVATGHFSTPNAPYFKGLEQFPGRVLHAHDFRDACEFQGKDLLLVGSSYSAEDIGTQCHKYGAKSVTFSYRTKPMGFDWPQSFAEVPLLTHVVGKTAHFKDGTSKEVDAIILCTGYRHHFPFLPNELTLTTRNRLYPEGLYKGIVSLANPKLMFLGMQDQYYTFNMFDAQAWYARDIMLGRIKLPAEQAMASDSREWVAREEKVADPFEAIDYQAAYILDLLEPTDYPPFDVLAVADIFKEWEHHKAADILGYRNKSYRSTLTGTLAPVHHTPWMDAMDDSLEAFLHDKQSKPATAST; encoded by the coding sequence ATGACTTTTAGAGTTGCCATTCTTGGCGCCGGCCCTAGCGGCTTGGCACAGTTACGTGCATTTGAAGCCGCTCGTTGCGACGACGCTGAATCCCCCGAGATCGTTTGCTACGAAAAGCAGAGTGACTGGGGCGGCATGTGGAATTACACCTGGCGCACCGGGTTGGATCTGCATGGCGAGCCCGTCCATGGCAGCATGTACCGGTATCTCTGGTCAAACGGCCCCAAGGAATGCCTGGAGTTCGCCAATTACAGCTTCGAAGAACACTTCGGCCGGCCGATTCCCTCCTACCCGCCACGCGCCGTGTTGCGTGACTACATCATCGGCCGCGTCGCCAAAAGCAATGTGCGCCAGCACATCCGCTTCAATACAGCGGTGCATTGGGTTGCCTATGACGAGAGCACCGGCAAGTTCGCGGTCACCGTGCGCGACCTCAAGCAGGACCAACTGATCACCGAAGAATTCGATCACGTCATCGTCGCCACCGGGCACTTTTCGACCCCCAACGCGCCTTACTTCAAAGGCCTGGAGCAGTTTCCCGGTCGCGTATTGCACGCCCATGATTTCCGCGATGCGTGCGAGTTTCAAGGCAAAGATCTGCTGCTGGTTGGCAGCAGTTACTCGGCAGAAGACATCGGCACGCAGTGCCACAAGTACGGCGCCAAATCGGTTACTTTCAGCTATCGCACCAAGCCTATGGGCTTTGATTGGCCGCAATCCTTTGCCGAAGTACCGTTGCTCACCCATGTGGTCGGCAAGACCGCACATTTCAAGGATGGCACCAGCAAAGAGGTCGACGCGATCATCCTGTGCACCGGGTATCGGCATCACTTCCCGTTCCTGCCCAACGAGCTGACGCTGACCACGCGCAACCGGCTGTACCCGGAAGGCTTGTATAAAGGCATCGTGTCTTTGGCCAATCCGAAGCTGATGTTCCTCGGCATGCAGGATCAGTACTACACCTTCAACATGTTCGATGCCCAGGCCTGGTATGCCCGGGACATTATGCTTGGCCGTATCAAGCTGCCAGCAGAACAAGCCATGGCCAGCGACAGCCGTGAATGGGTGGCCCGCGAAGAGAAAGTGGCCGATCCCTTTGAAGCCATCGACTATCAGGCCGCCTACATACTCGACCTGCTTGAGCCAACCGATTACCCGCCTTTCGATGTTCTCGCCGTGGCTGATATCTTCAAGGAGTGGGAGCATCACAAAGCCGCCGATATCCTCGGCTATCGCAACAAAAGCTACCGCTCCACGCTGACCGGCACCCTGGCGCCCGTGCATCACACGCCGTGGATGGATGCGATGGACGATTCACTGGAAGCCTTCCTGCACGACAAGCAATCGAAGCCAGCAACGGCATCTACATGA